In the Colius striatus isolate bColStr4 chromosome W, bColStr4.1.hap1, whole genome shotgun sequence genome, one interval contains:
- the LOC133628396 gene encoding E3 ubiquitin-protein ligase RNF113A-like isoform X3: MGATAVYELDTEKEKDAQAIFERSQKIQEELRGKEDDKIYRGINNYQKYVKPKDTSMGNASSGMVRKGPIRAPEHLRATVRWDYQPDICKDYKETGFCGFGDSCKFLHDRSDYKHGWQIERELDEGCYGVNEDENYEVSSDEEDMPFKCFICRSSFKNPVVTNCSWSISLEGISSFYCPNTMAVASFHHLSPCFLCLWFLLGTEWQLCPSMSRATEVWGRQSLARGEEEIRGSRDAPHCWLPSLGYLMSGRAQGWLCHCSTAVSDAETPFLGSILQRKLCMHLSSASPEDIAISNS; the protein is encoded by the exons GTAGCCAGAAAATCCAGGAG gagctgagaggaaaggaagatgaTAAAATTTACCGTGGTATTAACAACTACCAGAAGTATGTGAAGCCCAAGGACACGTCTATGGGAAATGCCTCTTCAGGAATGGTCAG GAAAGGCCCCATCCGTGCTCCAGAGCATTTGAGGGCCACAGTCCGATGGGACTATCAGCCTGACATCTGCAAAGACTACAAAGAGACTGGGTTCTGTGGCTTTGGAG ACAGCTGCAAATTCCTCCACGACCGCTCTGACTACAAACACGGCTGGCAGATCGAACGGGAGCTGGACGAGGGTTGCTACGGAGTCAATG AAGATGAAAACTATGAGGTGAGCAGTGATGAGGAGGATATGCCTTTCAAATGCTTCATCTGCAGAAGTTCTTTCAAGAATCCCGTGGTCACCAA ctgcagctggagcatcTCCTTGGAAGGCATCTCAAGCTTTTATTGTCCAAACACCATGGCTGTTGCCtcattccatcatctttcccCTTGTTTTTTATGCCTTTGGTTCCTCCTGGGCACTGAATGGCAACTCTGCCCTAGCATGAGCAGAGCAACAGAAGTGTGGGGAAGGCAGAGTCTGGCAAGGGGTGAGGAGGAGATCAGGGGCAGCAGGGATGCCCCACACTGCTGGCTGCCTTCCCTGGGTTACCTGATGTCTGGAAGAGCTCAGGGGTGGCTGTGCCACTGTTCCACAGCAGTGAGTGATGCCGAAACACCCTTCCTGGGGTCAATCTTGCAGAGGAAGCTCTGCATGCACCTCTCTTCTGCATCCCCTGAGGACATAGCTATTTCTAACTCCTAG
- the LOC104563882 gene encoding STE20-related kinase adapter protein alpha isoform X3: protein MVVNLARYKPTGGYVTVRRVNLEACTNEMVTFLQGELHVSKLFNHPNIVPYKATFIADNELWVVTSFMAYGSAKDLICTHFMDGMSELAIAYILQGVLKALDYIHHMGYVHRSVKASHILISVDGKVYLSGLRSNLSMINHGQRLKVVHDFPKYSIKVLPWLSPEVLQQNLQGYDAKSDIYSVGITACELANGHVPFKDMASTQMLLEKMNGTVPCLLDTTTIPADELSMKTSRSSANYGMAESMATSNVRAANGEPSLHPYLRTFSTYFHNFVEQCLQRNPDFRPSAGTLLTHPFFKQIKHRVSEALPELLRPVTPITNFEGTWPQDPSGIFGLVSNLEQLDVDDWEF, encoded by the exons ATGGTGGTGAACCTGGCTAGGTATAAACCCACAGGAGGGTATGTCACAGTCAGAAGAGTGAACCTGGAGGCTTGCACCAATGAAATGGTCACGTTCTTGCAG GGGGAACTCCATGTTTCCAAACTCTTCAACCACCCTAACATCGTGCCATACAAAGCAACTTTCATAGCTGACAACGAGCTGTGGGTGGTGACATCTTTCATGGCCTACG gttCTGCAAAAGATTTAATCTGTACCCATTTCATGGATGGAATGAGTGAACTGGCCATTGCATACATCCTCCAAGGTGTACTCAAAGCACTGGACTACATCCACCATATGGGCTATGTACATAG gAGTGTTAAAGCCAGCCACATCCTGATCTCTGTGGATGGCAAAGTGTACCTCTCCGGCCTGCGAAGCAACCTCAGCATGATCAACCACGGGCAACGGCTCAAAGTTGTTCATGACTTTCCCAAATACAGCATCAAAGTCCTGCCTTGGCTCAGTCCTGAAGTCTTGCAGCAG AATCTGCAAGGTTATGATGCAAAATCTGACATCTACAGCGTGGGGATAACAGCCTGTGAGCTGGCAAATGGACATGTACCATTTAAAGACATGGCTTCTACTCAG ATGCTCCTGGAGAAGATGAATGGGACTGTTCCCTGTCTTCTGGACACCACCACCATCCCTGCTGATGAGCTGAGTATGAAAACCTCCCGTTCAAGTGCTAATTATGGGATGGCTGAGAGCATGGCCACCAGCAATGTGAGAGCAGCCAACGGGGAGCCAAGCCTGCACCCCTACCTTCGGACCTTCTCCACCTACTTCCACAACTTTGTAGAGCAATGTCTGCAGAGGAACCCTGATTTCAG GCCGAGCGCAGGCACTCTGTTGACTCACCCCTTTTTCAAGCAG ATCAAGCACCGTGTGTCCGAAGCGCTGCCCGAGCTGCTGCGCCCCGTCACTCCCATCACCAACTTTGAAGGGACATGGCCTCAGGATCCCAGTGGCATTTTTGGGCTGGTGTCAAACCTGGAGCAGCTAGATGTGGATGACTGGGAATTctag
- the LOC104563882 gene encoding STE20-related kinase adapter protein alpha isoform X1, producing the protein MSFLRWVSEKFIVEGLRDFELFEGRGFEDLMVVNLARYKPTGGYVTVRRVNLEACTNEMVTFLQGELHVSKLFNHPNIVPYKATFIADNELWVVTSFMAYGSAKDLICTHFMDGMSELAIAYILQGVLKALDYIHHMGYVHRSVKASHILISVDGKVYLSGLRSNLSMINHGQRLKVVHDFPKYSIKVLPWLSPEVLQQNLQGYDAKSDIYSVGITACELANGHVPFKDMASTQMLLEKMNGTVPCLLDTTTIPADELSMKTSRSSANYGMAESMATSNVRAANGEPSLHPYLRTFSTYFHNFVEQCLQRNPDFRPSAGTLLTHPFFKQIKHRVSEALPELLRPVTPITNFEGTWPQDPSGIFGLVSNLEQLDVDDWEF; encoded by the exons ATGTCTTTCCTT cgGTGGGTGTCTGAAAAGTTCATTGTTGAGGGCTTAAGAGACTTTGAACTGTTTGAAG gCAGAGGCTTTGAAGATTTAATGGTGGTGAACCTGGCTAGGTATAAACCCACAGGAGGGTATGTCACAGTCAGAAGAGTGAACCTGGAGGCTTGCACCAATGAAATGGTCACGTTCTTGCAG GGGGAACTCCATGTTTCCAAACTCTTCAACCACCCTAACATCGTGCCATACAAAGCAACTTTCATAGCTGACAACGAGCTGTGGGTGGTGACATCTTTCATGGCCTACG gttCTGCAAAAGATTTAATCTGTACCCATTTCATGGATGGAATGAGTGAACTGGCCATTGCATACATCCTCCAAGGTGTACTCAAAGCACTGGACTACATCCACCATATGGGCTATGTACATAG gAGTGTTAAAGCCAGCCACATCCTGATCTCTGTGGATGGCAAAGTGTACCTCTCCGGCCTGCGAAGCAACCTCAGCATGATCAACCACGGGCAACGGCTCAAAGTTGTTCATGACTTTCCCAAATACAGCATCAAAGTCCTGCCTTGGCTCAGTCCTGAAGTCTTGCAGCAG AATCTGCAAGGTTATGATGCAAAATCTGACATCTACAGCGTGGGGATAACAGCCTGTGAGCTGGCAAATGGACATGTACCATTTAAAGACATGGCTTCTACTCAG ATGCTCCTGGAGAAGATGAATGGGACTGTTCCCTGTCTTCTGGACACCACCACCATCCCTGCTGATGAGCTGAGTATGAAAACCTCCCGTTCAAGTGCTAATTATGGGATGGCTGAGAGCATGGCCACCAGCAATGTGAGAGCAGCCAACGGGGAGCCAAGCCTGCACCCCTACCTTCGGACCTTCTCCACCTACTTCCACAACTTTGTAGAGCAATGTCTGCAGAGGAACCCTGATTTCAG GCCGAGCGCAGGCACTCTGTTGACTCACCCCTTTTTCAAGCAG ATCAAGCACCGTGTGTCCGAAGCGCTGCCCGAGCTGCTGCGCCCCGTCACTCCCATCACCAACTTTGAAGGGACATGGCCTCAGGATCCCAGTGGCATTTTTGGGCTGGTGTCAAACCTGGAGCAGCTAGATGTGGATGACTGGGAATTctag
- the LOC104563882 gene encoding STE20-related kinase adapter protein alpha isoform X2, whose translation MSNFLPDSSCYELLTIIGRGFEDLMVVNLARYKPTGGYVTVRRVNLEACTNEMVTFLQGELHVSKLFNHPNIVPYKATFIADNELWVVTSFMAYGSAKDLICTHFMDGMSELAIAYILQGVLKALDYIHHMGYVHRSVKASHILISVDGKVYLSGLRSNLSMINHGQRLKVVHDFPKYSIKVLPWLSPEVLQQNLQGYDAKSDIYSVGITACELANGHVPFKDMASTQMLLEKMNGTVPCLLDTTTIPADELSMKTSRSSANYGMAESMATSNVRAANGEPSLHPYLRTFSTYFHNFVEQCLQRNPDFRPSAGTLLTHPFFKQIKHRVSEALPELLRPVTPITNFEGTWPQDPSGIFGLVSNLEQLDVDDWEF comes from the exons ATGAGCAACTTCCTACCAGACAGCAGCTGTTATGAGTTGCTCACTATCATAG gCAGAGGCTTTGAAGATTTAATGGTGGTGAACCTGGCTAGGTATAAACCCACAGGAGGGTATGTCACAGTCAGAAGAGTGAACCTGGAGGCTTGCACCAATGAAATGGTCACGTTCTTGCAG GGGGAACTCCATGTTTCCAAACTCTTCAACCACCCTAACATCGTGCCATACAAAGCAACTTTCATAGCTGACAACGAGCTGTGGGTGGTGACATCTTTCATGGCCTACG gttCTGCAAAAGATTTAATCTGTACCCATTTCATGGATGGAATGAGTGAACTGGCCATTGCATACATCCTCCAAGGTGTACTCAAAGCACTGGACTACATCCACCATATGGGCTATGTACATAG gAGTGTTAAAGCCAGCCACATCCTGATCTCTGTGGATGGCAAAGTGTACCTCTCCGGCCTGCGAAGCAACCTCAGCATGATCAACCACGGGCAACGGCTCAAAGTTGTTCATGACTTTCCCAAATACAGCATCAAAGTCCTGCCTTGGCTCAGTCCTGAAGTCTTGCAGCAG AATCTGCAAGGTTATGATGCAAAATCTGACATCTACAGCGTGGGGATAACAGCCTGTGAGCTGGCAAATGGACATGTACCATTTAAAGACATGGCTTCTACTCAG ATGCTCCTGGAGAAGATGAATGGGACTGTTCCCTGTCTTCTGGACACCACCACCATCCCTGCTGATGAGCTGAGTATGAAAACCTCCCGTTCAAGTGCTAATTATGGGATGGCTGAGAGCATGGCCACCAGCAATGTGAGAGCAGCCAACGGGGAGCCAAGCCTGCACCCCTACCTTCGGACCTTCTCCACCTACTTCCACAACTTTGTAGAGCAATGTCTGCAGAGGAACCCTGATTTCAG GCCGAGCGCAGGCACTCTGTTGACTCACCCCTTTTTCAAGCAG ATCAAGCACCGTGTGTCCGAAGCGCTGCCCGAGCTGCTGCGCCCCGTCACTCCCATCACCAACTTTGAAGGGACATGGCCTCAGGATCCCAGTGGCATTTTTGGGCTGGTGTCAAACCTGGAGCAGCTAGATGTGGATGACTGGGAATTctag
- the LOC104563882 gene encoding STE20-related kinase adapter protein alpha isoform X4, with the protein MSFLVSKPERIRRWVSEKFIVEGLRDFELFEEQPPGDSWRKTNEASSESIASSPKRDTMSNFLPDSSCYELLTIIGRGFEDLMVVNLARYKPTGGYVTVRRVNLEACTNEMVTFLQGELHVSKLFNHPNIVPYKATFIADNELWVVTSFMAYGSAKDLICTHFMDGMSELAIAYILQGVLKALDYIHHMGYVHRSVKASHILISVDGKVYLSGLRSNLSMINHGQRLKVVHDFPKYSIKVLPWLSPEVLQQNLQGYDAKSDIYSVGITACELANGHVPFKDMASTQMLLEKMNGTVPCLLDTTTIPADELSMKTSRSSANYGMAESMATSNVRAANGEPSLHPYLRTFSTYFHNFVEQCLQRNPDFRPSAGTLLTHPFFKQIKHRVSEALPELLRPVTPITNFEGTWPQDPSGIFGLVSNLEQLDVDDWEF; encoded by the exons ATGTCTTTCCTTGTAAGTAAACCCGAGCGGATTAGG cgGTGGGTGTCTGAAAAGTTCATTGTTGAGGGCTTAAGAGACTTTGAACTGTTTGAAG agcaGCCTCCGGGTGACTCTTGGAGAAAA ACAAATGAAGCGAGCTCCGAGTCGATAGCTTCTTCCCCTAAAAGGGACACCATGAGCAACTTCCTACCAGACAGCAGCTGTTATGAGTTGCTCACTATCATAG gCAGAGGCTTTGAAGATTTAATGGTGGTGAACCTGGCTAGGTATAAACCCACAGGAGGGTATGTCACAGTCAGAAGAGTGAACCTGGAGGCTTGCACCAATGAAATGGTCACGTTCTTGCAG GGGGAACTCCATGTTTCCAAACTCTTCAACCACCCTAACATCGTGCCATACAAAGCAACTTTCATAGCTGACAACGAGCTGTGGGTGGTGACATCTTTCATGGCCTACG gttCTGCAAAAGATTTAATCTGTACCCATTTCATGGATGGAATGAGTGAACTGGCCATTGCATACATCCTCCAAGGTGTACTCAAAGCACTGGACTACATCCACCATATGGGCTATGTACATAG gAGTGTTAAAGCCAGCCACATCCTGATCTCTGTGGATGGCAAAGTGTACCTCTCCGGCCTGCGAAGCAACCTCAGCATGATCAACCACGGGCAACGGCTCAAAGTTGTTCATGACTTTCCCAAATACAGCATCAAAGTCCTGCCTTGGCTCAGTCCTGAAGTCTTGCAGCAG AATCTGCAAGGTTATGATGCAAAATCTGACATCTACAGCGTGGGGATAACAGCCTGTGAGCTGGCAAATGGACATGTACCATTTAAAGACATGGCTTCTACTCAG ATGCTCCTGGAGAAGATGAATGGGACTGTTCCCTGTCTTCTGGACACCACCACCATCCCTGCTGATGAGCTGAGTATGAAAACCTCCCGTTCAAGTGCTAATTATGGGATGGCTGAGAGCATGGCCACCAGCAATGTGAGAGCAGCCAACGGGGAGCCAAGCCTGCACCCCTACCTTCGGACCTTCTCCACCTACTTCCACAACTTTGTAGAGCAATGTCTGCAGAGGAACCCTGATTTCAG GCCGAGCGCAGGCACTCTGTTGACTCACCCCTTTTTCAAGCAG ATCAAGCACCGTGTGTCCGAAGCGCTGCCCGAGCTGCTGCGCCCCGTCACTCCCATCACCAACTTTGAAGGGACATGGCCTCAGGATCCCAGTGGCATTTTTGGGCTGGTGTCAAACCTGGAGCAGCTAGATGTGGATGACTGGGAATTctag
- the LOC104563882 gene encoding STE20-related kinase adapter protein alpha isoform X5, translating to MSFLRWVSEKFIVEGLRDFELFEEQPPGDSWRKTNEASSESIASSPKRDTMSNFLPDSSCYELLTIIGRGFEDLMVVNLARYKPTGGYVTVRRVNLEACTNEMVTFLQGELHVSKLFNHPNIVPYKATFIADNELWVVTSFMAYGSAKDLICTHFMDGMSELAIAYILQGVLKALDYIHHMGYVHRSVKASHILISVDGKVYLSGLRSNLSMINHGQRLKVVHDFPKYSIKVLPWLSPEVLQQNLQGYDAKSDIYSVGITACELANGHVPFKDMASTQMLLEKMNGTVPCLLDTTTIPADELSMKTSRSSANYGMAESMATSNVRAANGEPSLHPYLRTFSTYFHNFVEQCLQRNPDFRPSAGTLLTHPFFKQIKHRVSEALPELLRPVTPITNFEGTWPQDPSGIFGLVSNLEQLDVDDWEF from the exons ATGTCTTTCCTT cgGTGGGTGTCTGAAAAGTTCATTGTTGAGGGCTTAAGAGACTTTGAACTGTTTGAAG agcaGCCTCCGGGTGACTCTTGGAGAAAA ACAAATGAAGCGAGCTCCGAGTCGATAGCTTCTTCCCCTAAAAGGGACACCATGAGCAACTTCCTACCAGACAGCAGCTGTTATGAGTTGCTCACTATCATAG gCAGAGGCTTTGAAGATTTAATGGTGGTGAACCTGGCTAGGTATAAACCCACAGGAGGGTATGTCACAGTCAGAAGAGTGAACCTGGAGGCTTGCACCAATGAAATGGTCACGTTCTTGCAG GGGGAACTCCATGTTTCCAAACTCTTCAACCACCCTAACATCGTGCCATACAAAGCAACTTTCATAGCTGACAACGAGCTGTGGGTGGTGACATCTTTCATGGCCTACG gttCTGCAAAAGATTTAATCTGTACCCATTTCATGGATGGAATGAGTGAACTGGCCATTGCATACATCCTCCAAGGTGTACTCAAAGCACTGGACTACATCCACCATATGGGCTATGTACATAG gAGTGTTAAAGCCAGCCACATCCTGATCTCTGTGGATGGCAAAGTGTACCTCTCCGGCCTGCGAAGCAACCTCAGCATGATCAACCACGGGCAACGGCTCAAAGTTGTTCATGACTTTCCCAAATACAGCATCAAAGTCCTGCCTTGGCTCAGTCCTGAAGTCTTGCAGCAG AATCTGCAAGGTTATGATGCAAAATCTGACATCTACAGCGTGGGGATAACAGCCTGTGAGCTGGCAAATGGACATGTACCATTTAAAGACATGGCTTCTACTCAG ATGCTCCTGGAGAAGATGAATGGGACTGTTCCCTGTCTTCTGGACACCACCACCATCCCTGCTGATGAGCTGAGTATGAAAACCTCCCGTTCAAGTGCTAATTATGGGATGGCTGAGAGCATGGCCACCAGCAATGTGAGAGCAGCCAACGGGGAGCCAAGCCTGCACCCCTACCTTCGGACCTTCTCCACCTACTTCCACAACTTTGTAGAGCAATGTCTGCAGAGGAACCCTGATTTCAG GCCGAGCGCAGGCACTCTGTTGACTCACCCCTTTTTCAAGCAG ATCAAGCACCGTGTGTCCGAAGCGCTGCCCGAGCTGCTGCGCCCCGTCACTCCCATCACCAACTTTGAAGGGACATGGCCTCAGGATCCCAGTGGCATTTTTGGGCTGGTGTCAAACCTGGAGCAGCTAGATGTGGATGACTGGGAATTctag